One region of Chloroflexota bacterium genomic DNA includes:
- a CDS encoding response regulator encodes MAYLLIVEDEPDLRAVWTEALNLLGNRVQSAADGDEALELALKQSFDLILLDLNLPRRNGLSVLKEIRERDDQTPIVVVTAASDSNQVRLVVAAGATDVLFKPLPMDTLIDAISRLARQTGR; translated from the coding sequence ATGGCTTATTTGCTAATTGTCGAAGATGAGCCTGACTTGCGCGCGGTTTGGACGGAGGCCTTGAACCTGTTGGGCAACCGCGTTCAGAGCGCGGCCGATGGCGATGAGGCCCTGGAATTGGCCCTCAAACAGTCGTTCGACTTGATCCTGCTCGACCTGAATTTGCCTCGACGTAACGGCCTGAGCGTGCTCAAGGAGATTCGAGAAAGGGACGATCAAACGCCGATTGTCGTCGTTACCGCTGCCAGCGACTCCAACCAGGTGCGCCTGGTGGTGGCCGCCGGCGCCACCGACGTGCTCTTCAAACCGCTGCCTATGGATACCTTGATTGACGCCATCTCCCGCCTGGCCCGGCAAACAGGCCGTTGA
- a CDS encoding AAA family ATPase: MNCPSCQTANPESAKFCLNCGAALAAACSNCGTQLAPGAKFCHNCGQPLTPPPSPVGVARQERGEGLGVGGEARNVEGERRIVTVLFCDVKGSTAMAEKLDPEEWAEIMNGAFERLISPVYRYEGTVARLMGDAILAFFGAPIAHEDDPQRAVLAGLDIVEGIQPYREQIKRERGLDFNVRVGINTGLVVVGEVGSDLRVEYTVMGDAVNLAARMEQTAQPGTVQISGHTHKLIAPLFEFESLGGIEVKGKAEPVPAYQVIKPKASPGRLRGIEGLNAPLIGRDKELQALGRVVDEVRQGRGRIVCLVGEAGLGKSRLLSETRALWEAAVRSTGQPAYWNESRGVSYDTTRPYGQFQQILRQSVGALESDPPDAIHEKIARTLEALSAPPEQIQRTRRVLEVMLAVERGADRLPAEGEQLKRELFQVMLNAWRSWAADAPITFVFDDLHWADPASVELLQHLFQLVAEAPILFLCAFRPDHQAHSWPVKQKAETDYAPYYTEIALSPLSTEDSGLLVNSLLAISDLPPKLRESILQKSEGNPFFVEEVVRMLIDSGAVVRDADAAGRLHWRAATDVDALRLSIPGNLQALLLARIDRLEEETRRTLQLAAVIGRSFYYRVLKLISEAADELDKQLGALQKAELIREAASQPEIEYIFRHALTQEAAYSSILLKRRREFHRRVGETLEQLFGDRLEEYASLLAHHFYEAGDGRAQKYYTLAGEAAARLYANAEAAAHYTRALEVAKRGEASTEQLSRLYLSRGGALELNTMYVEALADYDEMEKVAAERNDRQMVFAALMARAKLLATPNPVQNPELARTVLEQALVLARDLNDRAAECRVLWNLMLVIVWGGGDQEQAAAYGEGSLALARELNMREQLAFTLNDLTYPYLALGQRGRAHELVTEAISLWRELGTRPMLADSLSLSIHFYILSGHYDQAVAAADEAMSISRAIDNQWGQASSRVYISYVYLDRGETDQAMQIMQEAMRLGEQTGLLFASIIPATDLAWVHASLGAVEQGLALARRAQALEEKVQLPFLRAYPFVALARLRLTQGDLAAAEAALRDLKSKLPKEGMRWFIPMFMPLIEGELALAHHDSQRALTLMNEQIDYLKRTETHFFASDALHLKAKALLALGLADEAWEALVQARTAAEQVGSRRSLWPILLDLSRLEAGRGHAAEAQALRRQAREVVEFIAGNISDSELRVSFLNLVGVYE; the protein is encoded by the coding sequence ATGAACTGTCCCAGTTGCCAGACTGCGAATCCCGAAAGCGCGAAGTTCTGCTTGAACTGCGGCGCCGCCCTGGCCGCCGCCTGCTCGAACTGCGGCACGCAACTCGCCCCCGGCGCAAAGTTCTGCCACAATTGTGGACAGCCCCTCACCCCTCCCCCCTCTCCTGTCGGTGTAGCTCGACAGGAGAGGGGGGAGGGGCTGGGGGTGGGGGGTGAGGCTCGCAACGTTGAAGGCGAACGCCGCATTGTCACCGTGCTTTTCTGCGATGTGAAAGGCTCGACGGCCATGGCCGAGAAGCTTGACCCCGAAGAGTGGGCCGAGATCATGAACGGCGCGTTCGAGCGCCTGATCTCGCCGGTCTATCGTTACGAAGGCACGGTGGCCCGGCTGATGGGCGACGCCATCCTGGCTTTCTTCGGCGCGCCGATTGCCCACGAAGACGATCCGCAGCGGGCGGTGCTGGCCGGGCTGGACATCGTCGAAGGCATTCAGCCTTATCGTGAGCAGATCAAACGCGAGCGCGGCTTGGATTTCAATGTGCGGGTGGGCATCAACACCGGGCTGGTGGTGGTCGGGGAAGTCGGCTCGGATTTGCGGGTGGAGTACACGGTGATGGGCGACGCGGTGAACCTGGCCGCCCGGATGGAGCAGACGGCCCAACCGGGCACGGTGCAAATCTCCGGCCACACCCACAAGCTGATCGCGCCCTTGTTCGAGTTTGAGTCGTTGGGCGGAATCGAAGTCAAAGGCAAAGCCGAGCCAGTTCCGGCTTATCAAGTGATCAAGCCAAAGGCCAGCCCGGGCCGCCTGCGCGGCATCGAAGGCCTGAACGCGCCGTTGATTGGCCGTGACAAAGAACTTCAAGCGCTCGGGCGAGTCGTAGACGAAGTGCGTCAGGGGCGCGGGCGAATTGTCTGTTTGGTGGGCGAAGCCGGGCTGGGCAAGAGCCGCCTCCTTAGCGAAACGCGCGCGCTGTGGGAAGCCGCCGTCCGTTCGACCGGCCAGCCTGCTTATTGGAACGAGTCTCGAGGCGTCTCCTACGACACGACGCGGCCCTACGGCCAGTTCCAACAAATTTTGCGGCAGTCGGTCGGGGCGCTGGAGAGCGACCCACCGGATGCCATCCACGAGAAGATTGCCCGGACGCTGGAGGCCTTGTCGGCCCCGCCCGAGCAAATCCAACGCACCCGCCGCGTCTTGGAAGTGATGCTGGCCGTGGAGCGGGGCGCGGATCGTTTGCCGGCTGAAGGCGAACAACTCAAGCGCGAGTTGTTTCAAGTCATGCTTAACGCCTGGCGCTCCTGGGCGGCGGATGCTCCGATCACGTTCGTATTCGACGACCTGCACTGGGCCGACCCGGCCTCGGTGGAACTGCTTCAGCATCTGTTCCAATTAGTCGCCGAAGCGCCGATCCTGTTCCTGTGCGCCTTCCGCCCCGATCATCAGGCCCACTCCTGGCCCGTCAAACAAAAAGCCGAAACCGACTACGCGCCTTACTATACCGAAATCGCCCTCAGCCCGCTCTCGACAGAAGACAGCGGCTTGCTGGTGAACAGCCTGCTGGCGATCTCCGACCTGCCGCCCAAACTCCGCGAGTCCATTCTGCAAAAATCGGAGGGCAATCCGTTCTTCGTCGAAGAAGTGGTGCGGATGCTGATTGACAGCGGCGCGGTGGTGCGTGACGCCGACGCCGCTGGCCGACTCCACTGGCGAGCCGCCACCGACGTGGATGCCTTGCGCCTGTCCATTCCCGGCAACCTGCAGGCGCTCCTGCTGGCCCGCATTGACCGGCTGGAAGAAGAAACCCGCCGCACGCTGCAATTGGCGGCGGTCATTGGCCGCTCGTTTTATTACCGCGTTCTCAAGCTAATCTCCGAAGCCGCCGACGAACTCGACAAGCAACTCGGCGCTCTGCAAAAGGCGGAGCTGATTCGAGAGGCGGCCAGCCAACCCGAAATCGAATACATCTTCCGGCACGCCCTCACTCAGGAAGCCGCCTACAGTTCCATCCTCCTCAAACGTCGCCGCGAGTTTCACCGCCGGGTGGGCGAGACGCTGGAGCAGTTGTTCGGCGACCGGCTGGAAGAATACGCCTCACTGCTGGCCCATCACTTTTACGAAGCCGGCGACGGGCGGGCGCAAAAGTATTACACCCTGGCCGGCGAAGCCGCCGCCCGCTTGTATGCCAACGCCGAAGCCGCCGCACACTACACTCGCGCCCTCGAAGTTGCCAAACGCGGCGAAGCCTCCACCGAACAGCTTTCACGCCTCTACCTCAGCCGGGGCGGGGCGCTGGAATTGAATACCATGTATGTCGAAGCCCTGGCCGACTACGACGAGATGGAAAAAGTGGCCGCCGAACGCAACGACCGGCAGATGGTCTTTGCCGCCCTCATGGCCCGGGCCAAATTGCTGGCCACGCCCAACCCGGTTCAGAATCCTGAACTGGCTCGCACCGTGCTGGAGCAGGCCCTGGTCCTCGCCCGCGACCTCAACGACCGCGCCGCCGAGTGCCGCGTGCTGTGGAACTTGATGCTGGTGATTGTGTGGGGCGGCGGCGATCAGGAGCAAGCGGCGGCTTACGGCGAAGGGTCGCTGGCCCTGGCCCGCGAACTGAACATGCGCGAACAACTGGCCTTCACCCTCAACGACCTCACCTATCCCTACCTGGCCCTCGGCCAGCGCGGGCGCGCTCACGAGTTGGTGACCGAAGCCATCAGTCTTTGGCGCGAGCTTGGCACCCGGCCCATGCTCGCCGACAGCCTCTCGCTCTCCATTCACTTCTACATTCTTTCCGGCCACTACGACCAGGCCGTCGCCGCCGCCGATGAAGCCATGAGCATCAGCCGCGCCATTGACAACCAGTGGGGCCAGGCCAGCAGTCGCGTCTACATCAGCTACGTGTATTTAGATCGGGGCGAGACGGATCAGGCGATGCAGATCATGCAGGAAGCCATGCGGCTGGGCGAGCAGACCGGCCTGTTGTTCGCCAGCATCATCCCGGCCACCGACCTGGCCTGGGTACATGCCAGCCTGGGCGCAGTAGAGCAAGGGCTGGCCCTGGCCCGCCGGGCGCAAGCCTTAGAAGAGAAAGTGCAACTGCCATTCTTGCGCGCTTACCCTTTTGTGGCCCTGGCCCGCCTGCGCCTCACCCAGGGCGATCTGGCCGCCGCCGAAGCCGCCCTGCGCGACCTGAAAAGCAAATTGCCCAAAGAGGGCATGCGCTGGTTCATCCCCATGTTCATGCCGTTGATCGAAGGTGAGCTGGCTCTGGCGCATCACGATAGTCAACGCGCCCTGACTCTGATGAATGAGCAGATTGACTATTTGAAACGGACTGAGACTCACTTCTTTGCTTCGGACGCACTGCACCTCAAAGCCAAAGCTCTGCTGGCCCTCGGTTTGGCCGACGAGGCGTGGGAGGCTTTGGTTCAGGCCCGGACCGCCGCCGAGCAAGTCGGCTCGCGCCGGAGCCTGTGGCCCATCCTGCTCGACCTCAGCCGCCTCGAAGCCGGGCGCGGCCACGCCGCCGAAGCGCAAGCCCTGCGCCGGCAAGCGCGTGAAGTTGTCGAGTTCATCGCCGGCAACATCTCCGACTCTGAATTACGGGTGTCGTTCCTCAATCTGGTGGGAGTTTATGAGTAA